The genomic DNA GGGGGTTTTGGCGTTGAGAACTGCGTGATCGACCCAGGGATCTTTGCCTAGGGAATGGATGCGGGCGTCCTTGGCGTCCTGGAGGTCGACGTACTGGGCGAGGCCGTCTGAGCGGAAGCGTTTGGAGGCTTCTTCAGTGTATTTTTGTTGGATGCTGGCGAACTTGGCTTGCATGGCTGCCATGTCGGGGGGGGCTCTGTCGGAGCCATTGGTGCTGTCAGCACTGGGGAGGACCTCTGAGGTCGCCATGGTGTGAGGTTTGAAGAGTTATCTTTGTCAACCAGGACTGAAGATACAGATAACGGAAACCAAAGAGAGAGGAACGGATGGCTTACGAGTTCCAAAACAGGGTGTCGTGCAAAACTTTTACTTATGTGTCTCCCCCTGGGAAGCCCTGGGTACGAGTACGAGCAGTTTATATACCAGAACGAGTACGATCGCGAGAATGGTAGGACGGGATCGGGTTGCCTGGTGGTGTGTCTCGCGGTGCTCACAGTGTGTGGAGTGTGTGTGTTCTGGGCTCCAGGATCTACCGGCTGCAGGGGCGTTACTGATCTCATATTGAAGGTCTTGGCGGGATTGCGAAACCAGGAAAAGACAGGTCGGCCATGTCGCATTGCATATTGTACATTCCTCCTGTTGTTGCAACACACATCGCCAACGCCCTGAGTCTCGGGGTTTAGCAGCTGTCCGATCCCAAGATTAACCGCACTCTCCCGGGCAGGATGAAACAGAACCTGCCATCTTCTTCGGCGTCCGGCATCAATCCGAAGCAATCATCTGCTGGGGGTCCAAGACAACTCACCGCTCATGGACTTGTCATGTCTCAAGCCGTTCCTTCACATTCTTCAGTTGCCCCTCCATAGATCGCCATCCCGCTCCGTGCAAGCGCCAATCATTGGCCGTTTGGGATATAGGGTTACAGACAAAGTTCTAACGCGAGCCCCCATGTCGATAAACGCACAGGTCACAGTGCGGGGTGGATGGGCCGTGTACATACTGCATCATTATTTGTGTACTCCTTAGGTAGTTTGATGACTTTTGTCCAATCGTCACACACCAagaggagagtgaggggTCAAAAATGCAGATATCGACAGTCTCCCATCGAATCCCCCGAAGGCATACAGGAGCTGATAAGGTCAAACTCCCAACAAGGGTTTCTACAAGTTGCGTAATGCATCATGCTAAACTCTTGGTGCCCACCGAAGTTAACAAATCACCAACAGCTCAGCAGGGAACCAAAGTCCCCAAGGTGCCAACCGCATCAAGCGTTGGAACTGGACTCATGTGGAGCAATGCCAACATGAGACACATATAACTTGCTcaaccttccccccttcaccaccatgacCCCTCTTGTCTTGTTATCGAACAGGTCGACCTGCATAAACAATACACCAATAAGAACCAACAACTAAAAAGCCACCAACATGCCTACTGACCCAAGCTCCGTCCCAAACTTTGACGACCTCCCCGCAGTCGATGGACACCCTCAGGGCTGCGCCTGGGGAGTCTTCGACAAGGACGGAAAGAAAGACCACTACGGTACACTAAACTTTGTCACTCCTGAAATCGTAGCTGCTGTTGCCAAAGAGGTCACAGATGGCATTTCCATCTCTCTCAAGTATGTGTGCGGATTCTCCACGCAAAATAGGCACTAACAACCCCATAGCTGGCCCCTAAACGGCATCAAGTTCCCCTTGCCCGGCCGCAAAGCCCCCGTCCACAAACCCGTTTCCCTCCGCGAGGCAGGGATGGAAATCGATGGCTTTGACGACGAGCTCGAAATCAACACCCAATTCTCCTCCCAATGGGACTCCCTCTGCCACTGTGTCCTCCCCTCGGGCGAGACCTACAACGGGTTCAAGCCCTCTATTGAGCTCCttcaaacaaccaccactgaGGGCAACGAAATGCCCACTATTGATCACTGGCACTCCCCCGCCAAGGGCTGCCTCGTTGCCCGTGGCGTCTTGATTGACTTTAAGCGCTATATTGATGAGATCACTGATAAGACGTATGACCCCCTCGATGGTCATAGGATCACCGTTGAGGAGATCGAAGCGGTGGCGAAGCATCAAGGGGTGGAGATCAAGCCAGGGGATGTCCTGATTGTTCGGACGGGGTATACAGAGTTTTTGGAGAATCCAACTCCGGAAGGGTTTGCCAAGATGGCTACAATGTCGCTTTCTGGCGTGCATGGCACGACTGAGACGGCGAAGTGGTTCTGGAATAAGAGGATTGCGGCTGTTGCTTCGGATGCGCATGCTTTTGAGGCGCTGCCGCCGTTgaaggagaatggggaggttggtgctgTGTCGGATTTGGGTGAGTTCTTTGCCAGCTTTTTGAACACAAAACGAATGGGTTTGCTGACAGAGAACAGTGCTGCACAAGTGGTTTTTGAACTACTTTGGAACACCCATTGGTGAACTTTGGGATTTGAAGGCGCTGGGAGAATatgccaagaagaagggcaagtACAGCTTTTTGCTGACAAGTGCACCGCTGAATCATCCTGGACTGGTGGCTTCACCACCCAACGCCATTGCCTTGTTCTGAGCTGCTTCCAAATTTGTCAGGCAATTGATGACTTGTGTGGGAGCACAGAATTCAAAATAAAGAATAAGAAGGAAAAGCCAAACCAAAGGCTGGCTCACACTGTCAGGTTATGGACAAATAAAATAGACCGAAATGTGATGAAAAAGGGTTAAACCGCCTTCGATTACCCATATTGCCTAACTATCTCTGTTCACCTCACAATACACGAATAGTACAATAAGGCCGTCATAGTGGCTGGCTGTTAATTCCTGGGATCGAGTGGCAACATTTAAAACTAGGATGATAGAATTCAAATAATAGGTAATGGACAGGGAAGTTCGTTAGATGGAATTCAGACTTTGAACACTGTGAGTTTCAACTTTGAACGCCGCTTCCTACTAGTTTGAAGCCTCGAACCAATTTTCAACGTGTCCGAAGCCGCAATTCCCGGAGCCACAACTCcacccgcctcctcggcactccggctccctcctcaacctcaccgccgGTACCACCGTCTCTCACAAATTCACCACTTAACCACCCCAAACctcacaaacaccaccacccctcaaaaTGTCGACCTACACCCACTCCtccgacccctccaccctctcccacgtcCAATCAACCTGGGACTTTATCCGCCCCAACTCGTCCATctacaaccacctcctctccgacATCCGCCTCGTCGCCGCCACAAAGGGGCGCATCATCGCCCACCTAGACGTCACACCCGTCcacaccaactccaaaaacATCCTCCACGGGGCAGTAAGCGGGACGCTGTGTGACTGGGCCGGGGGTATGGCGATTGCTGCCGAGACGGGGCTGCAAAAGACGGGCGTGAGCACGGATATGCATGTTAGTTATTGCTCGACGGCCAAGGTGGGGGATACGTTGGAGATTGAGGCTTGGGTGGGCAGGGCGGGGAAGAACTTGGGGTTTACGGGGTTTGAGATTAGGAGGGGGGTGACAAAtggagaggggaagaagggggttgtggtggctATGGGGAGTCATACCAAGTTTCTATTGTTTGGGCAGGGGAAGAGTGAGATAAAAGAGGAAAATAAGGAGGGGACGGTTGAAGGGAATGGGCCCGAGTAGGGGATTGGGGCGAGGGCAACCCTGAAGACATAGACTTATAGACAGTTACATGGCTGACAAAATGATAGAGGCAGCCGCTGGGGATGAACATGCAAGCCAGTATGACTCTAAGAATAGTTTATAGATGTTGAATGTATACCTGTGGCACTTAAAGATAAGGTAGCCAATAGACCTTTAAAGATGGTTCACATGCCTTTCAAGATAAGGTCATTTATGTCTTTGAAATAGTTGAACGGTCTTCGAAATATAGTCGAAGGCGTTTCTTTTATCTTTCAAGACCTTGAATCTACATTACAGAGAAGATAAGCCCCGCCTAAATTTTAACAAcattgttggtggtggttcccAATCAGAGTCCCTAAAGGCAAACCCACGCTCATGCCTGCCACCATGTAACGGTGCCTTCTCAAAAtatggcggggttgatgccAAACGGATAAAGCAGAAACTATCGCAAATCATCAGAAGAGGCCCGTGAAAGAGCTCGAGGGGGGGTGTAAGGGTCACTTAGCAAACTTGAAAATTTAGTCCCGCTCCttatctacctacctagcttcATTCCGCCATTCTTCTTTTGCTGTCCGCGACCGCACCCACTCCCTACATATAATATCCACATTCAATTCTCTACATCCTTCGAACCACGCACAATGAGCCACCTAACATCCTAAGAAGCGCACTCCCGCCTAGGACATGGCGAGGGCATCGACCAGAACACCATCTGCAACTGGTTCCCCGACCTCAATGTACGCAAACGTTTCTGCCAGTTCGTCATCGACCAAGACGGCGCTGCTCGGCTAGCAGAACCGAGAACAACCCGCGAGGAACTTGTTACGGTAATAGATTCCGCCAATCTATTGACCTGGTCCTGTCTTTACACTATTCTACCAGCTTTAAACAGGGAGATCCGCCCGTGGTTTCCTTTACTGACTGAATCCCACTAGCTGGGGCCTGGGTACCGAGGAGGTATGGGATAGGGCGTTGCATATTGAGGAGCATATTCTCGCTGTCAAGaactgaggagaaggaagagctTGCTTTCTCCAGTTGGGGAGACTTGAGTGGACCAAGGATGGTCAGGGCAATTGGTATGtaccacaccctcctcactgAAAGTTGTTAGAATTTTGATAAGAACTCTGTTACTAGGCCGGTGACtgaagatggtgttgaagataATGCTGCCGCTGTAAGATTCCACTGGCGGGAAACAGGTTTTTGCCTCGTTGCTCGGATCGGTCAACAAGGACACATCGATGGCGTTTATGCCATTTATGATATGGATTGGGATGGTCCTTTCACcggagaggatgggaggTATTCTTTTGATGATAGCAATTGGGGTATACCGCCTGGTTTTGAGCACGATAATGAAGATAAGGACGAGGTACGAAGATGAGATCGAGGGTGGGGACGAGGCCAAGGAAGAGAAAAGCAGATCTTTTGCGCCTGGCTTGCAGAAAGAATGGGGAATTTTGGTGGTAGCTACCATGTTTGGTGGGACGAGGTTACATTCTCCCAGTCCAATTCAGCCAGTCTCGGATTTGTGTCGAAAGACATATTGGTCTGTGATGTTGAAGAATGACGGGTGGTCCGGCGATGCAAAGAGCCGCAAATCGTGGTAGAAAACAAAGCCTCGATATTTTATTTCACCACCCACTCTTTCATTCatgtgaaaaagaaaattcACTCTTATCAGAATCGGCTACATATGTCCCATCAAAATCCCCTCCCTAGTTCCCCTCGCCGTCATAACATCTCACCAAGctaccctcccccaaaaccccccaggatacctcctcaccatgcacttcctcccctcatccaacaacaaaatgCCCAACCCGAAACACATTGGCAAGAACCAATACTCCACCGGCACCTCCGCCGTCCCCAAAACACTCTGCAAACTCGGAATATACAACCAAAAAaacgccatcaccaacgaaAACAACACCGCCGGAAACAAGTAGTAGTTCCTCGTCTCCTTGTTAAACAACGGCGGATGCTGAAAAATACTCAACCTTCTCGTCCTAACCGCCAACAAATTGAACCATTGCCTATACCCTCTCTCATCAGCCATAAATACCTCATATCACATCAGGGAACAAAAGGGGAAACTTACACCACAACCAACGTCACAAAGTACACCGAACTAGCCACATTCAACCTCGctacaacctcctctcccgacATACCCCCCGgcaccctcccaaacccaaaccacAAATCCCCAAACTtgaccccctccctctccaaaaaccAATACGCCATCGCAAAGgccaccaccgtctcaaTCACACCCACAAACCCATAACTCTGCACAATCAACCTCCAATCAACCAATCTATCCACCCCGACCCGTCTCGGAGGCCGCTTCAAAACATCCGCCTCGGGAGCTTCATACGCCAGCGCGGTAGCAGCCAGACAATCCGTAAAACAGCAAATAATGATCATCAAAAACGAGCTCAAAATCTGCGGCAGCCCAAAAGCGACGTTTGTCATGATGGGCCAGAACTCAGCAAAACTTCCagcggggaggaggtacgCGATGGTTTTCTTGAGGTTGTCAAACAGCACCCGACCAAAGCGGACCGCTTCGACCACGCTGGAGAA from Podospora pseudoanserina strain CBS 124.78 chromosome 2, whole genome shotgun sequence includes the following:
- a CDS encoding hypothetical protein (COG:Q; EggNog:ENOG503P3ZY), with amino-acid sequence MSTYTHSSDPSTLSHVQSTWDFIRPNSSIYNHLLSDIRLVAATKGRIIAHLDVTPVHTNSKNILHGAVSGTLCDWAGGMAIAAETGLQKTGVSTDMHVSYCSTAKVGDTLEIEAWVGRAGKNLGFTGFEIRRGVTNGEGKKGVVVAMGSHTKFLLFGQGKSEIKEENKEGTVEGNGPE
- a CDS encoding hypothetical protein (EggNog:ENOG503P0GQ; COG:S), producing MPTDPSSVPNFDDLPAVDGHPQGCAWGVFDKDGKKDHYGTLNFVTPEIVAAVAKEVTDGISISLNWPLNGIKFPLPGRKAPVHKPVSLREAGMEIDGFDDELEINTQFSSQWDSLCHCVLPSGETYNGFKPSIELLQTTTTEGNEMPTIDHWHSPAKGCLVARGVLIDFKRYIDEITDKTYDPLDGHRITVEEIEAVAKHQGVEIKPGDVLIVRTGYTEFLENPTPEGFAKMATMSLSGVHGTTETAKWFWNKRIAAVASDAHAFEALPPLKENGEVGAVSDLVLHKWFLNYFGTPIGELWDLKALGEYAKKKGKYSFLLTSAPLNHPGLVASPPNAIALF